The proteins below come from a single Argonema galeatum A003/A1 genomic window:
- the psb34 gene encoding photosystem II assembly protein Psb34, with the protein MSYITEERGILNNFAKEPKIYFAEYPTQQQQRSYLFQGVAALALLSAVILTAFAVG; encoded by the coding sequence ATGAGCTACATCACAGAAGAAAGAGGCATCCTGAACAACTTTGCTAAGGAACCAAAGATTTATTTTGCAGAATACCCAACCCAACAGCAGCAGCGCAGCTACTTGTTTCAGGGTGTAGCAGCTCTAGCATTGCTGAGTGCTGTAATTTTGACTGCGTTTGCTGTCGGGTAG